Within Deinococcus actinosclerus, the genomic segment TGCGCGTCCGAGAAGCGGGGCATGGTGGCCGACAGTTCCCGCTCGGGGGTCTTGCCTTCGCGCAGGGTGGTGGTGAACTGCGCCAGCGTCCAGCTCTTGGGGCCGTCGGCGGTCACGAGGCTGGGCCCGATCTGGCCCTGGCCGTTCGCGCCGTGGCAGCCGGCGCAGTTGGCCGCGAAGGTCTTCCCGCCGGCCGAGGCGTCCCCCTGCGTTTCGGCGGCGGCGGCCGTCTCGGCCGGCTGCTCACCGGTCGAACCGGCGGTGTCGGTATCGGTGGCGCTGCCCTCGGTGGTGCTCGTCGCCTGATCGCCCGTGCTGTTGCCGCTGGCTTCCACCGTCGCGCCGTTCTCGCCGGCCTGCTCGCCGCCGTCGTTGGCCCCCCGCGTGTTGGCCTGGGTGCCGCCCGCCGGGCCGGACGACGCGCCGTTCGCGCTGGGGGACGACTCGCTGTTGTTCTGGGGGGCCTGGGTCTCCTCGCCACCCTTCTCCTCCGTGTGGTGCTCCGTGGTGGCAATGTTGTACCCGATGACGGATCCGCCGACGGTCAGGGCCAGCAGCAGCGTCATGGTGACGGCGAAGGTGTTCTTCATATGGCCCCGAGCCTACCATACGGTCAGGGGGCGTTTGCCCGTTCCAGCGCGCACTTCCGTCCTGCGCGCCCCGCGCCCTAGACTGCCGGGCATGCCCTCCATGCGCCTTGCCAGCCTGACGTGCAGCAACACCGACATCCTGCACGCCCTGCACGCCACGGACCGGCTGGTGGCGGTGGACAGCCACAGCGACGCCCCCGGCATCGAGCACGCCGTCCGGCTCGGCCCGGACCTCAACATCGACGTGGACGCCCTGACCCGCGCCCGCCCTGATCTGGTGCTCGCCAGCCTGAGCGTGCCCGGCATGGAGCGCGTCGTGCAGGCGGTGCAGGCCGCCGGGCTGAACACCGTGATCCTCGACCCGACCAGCGTGCCGGGCACCGCCGCCACCATCCGGCAGGTGGGTGCGCTCCTGGGCCTGCCGGAACGCGGAGAGGAGGTCGCCGCCGCGCTGGAGGCCGAACTGGCCGCCCTGCACCGCCCCAGCCCAGCCCCGGCGCGCGTGCTGGTCGAGTGGTGGCCGAAACCCATCATCGCCGCCACCCGCGACTCCTGGGTCACCGACCTGCTGAGCAGCCTGGGCGCCGTGAATGCCCTGGCCGGGCGGGCCGGGCGCAGCAGCCCCCTGACGCTGGACGAGGTCCGCGCCGCCCGCCCGGACCTGATCGTCTGCTCGTGGTGCGGCGCGAAGAAACTGCGCCCCGAGGTCATCGAGGCGCGCGGCCTGGGCGTGCCTGTCGTCGCTGTGCCCGAGAGTGGACTGGGCCGCCCCGGCCCCCGCCTGATCGAGGGCGCCCGGCAGATCCGCGCCGCCCTCGACGCCCTGGGCCGCTGACGGCAGCAGAAGGGGAGAGGCCATGCGACCTCCCCCCCCAGACCAGACTCCCGGTTTACGCGAGGTCGTCCAGTGTCTCCCGCAGGTCCTTCTTCACGCAGGTGAACATCGGGGTGTCCTGCAGCGTGTAGTTGCTGGCCTCGGTGTAGCGCAGGCGGTGCACCAGATCCACGAATTCCTGCGGGTGGTCGCTGTCGAAGCTCACCACGAACTCCTGGTCGTCAATGCCGTAGGAGTAGCTGGTGTTGATCCGCACGCCCTTGAACGGCTCGGAGGCGTAGATGTGCTCGTCCATCATGCCCTGGCGGGCGTGGGGCGTCAGGTCGTACCACGCGCGGGTCTTGATGAACGGGTAGATGAACAGGTAGCGGCCCTGGCCGGGCAGGATCTCCAGGCCGTGCCCGCTGCCCTCGACGCGGTTCACGTACTGGCTGCGCTTGTTCATGCTGGTGTACGTGTACGGCTGGGTCAGGTAGCCCATCAGGCGGGTGCGGTTCAGGCGGGCCTGGGCGTCCTGAAAGTCGCGGACGTCGAAGGCCATGCGCCAGATCATGAAGTCCACGTCGCCGCGCACGCCGACCAGCGAGTAGCTGCGCTGGATGAGGCCCTTCGCGGCGGGCGCGTCGGCCTGCCAGGCGTCGGCGGCGGCCATGAACTCGGCCTTGATCTCCTCGCGCTCGGCGTGCGGCAGGCGGCGGAAGGCGGGGTCGAGCTTGAAGAACGAGTAGTTCATGAACTGCCGGCCCGACCGGTCGGGTTCACGCTGCGTGACCTGCCCGCTGGGGTCGAGGTCCACCATGCGCTTGCGGGCGGGGCGACCGGCAGGCGCACCCTGGCCCGGCGCACTCTGGGCGGGGGTTCCGTGGGTGGGGGCGGCGGGCGGGGTGTTCGTGTCTGGCTGTTCGCTCATGGGATCACCGGGGC encodes:
- a CDS encoding c-type cytochrome, whose product is MKNTFAVTMTLLLALTVGGSVIGYNIATTEHHTEEKGGEETQAPQNNSESSPSANGASSGPAGGTQANTRGANDGGEQAGENGATVEASGNSTGDQATSTTEGSATDTDTAGSTGEQPAETAAAAETQGDASAGGKTFAANCAGCHGANGQGQIGPSLVTADGPKSWTLAQFTTTLREGKTPERELSATMPRFSDAQLTDSDIANLQAYIKTLN
- a CDS encoding helical backbone metal receptor yields the protein MRLASLTCSNTDILHALHATDRLVAVDSHSDAPGIEHAVRLGPDLNIDVDALTRARPDLVLASLSVPGMERVVQAVQAAGLNTVILDPTSVPGTAATIRQVGALLGLPERGEEVAAALEAELAALHRPSPAPARVLVEWWPKPIIAATRDSWVTDLLSSLGAVNALAGRAGRSSPLTLDEVRAARPDLIVCSWCGAKKLRPEVIEARGLGVPVVAVPESGLGRPGPRLIEGARQIRAALDALGR
- a CDS encoding chlorite dismutase family protein, producing MVDLDPSGQVTQREPDRSGRQFMNYSFFKLDPAFRRLPHAEREEIKAEFMAAADAWQADAPAAKGLIQRSYSLVGVRGDVDFMIWRMAFDVRDFQDAQARLNRTRLMGYLTQPYTYTSMNKRSQYVNRVEGSGHGLEILPGQGRYLFIYPFIKTRAWYDLTPHARQGMMDEHIYASEPFKGVRINTSYSYGIDDQEFVVSFDSDHPQEFVDLVHRLRYTEASNYTLQDTPMFTCVKKDLRETLDDLA